Proteins encoded together in one Columba livia isolate bColLiv1 breed racing homer chromosome 3, bColLiv1.pat.W.v2, whole genome shotgun sequence window:
- the TRIM67 gene encoding tripartite motif-containing protein 67 isoform X2: protein MFSLSPAVERAITYLLERAPPASSYSCPPSSPRLPSPYIITLCLQRQKSLTAVPARAAAGTEPLARPKQLQRREAPPAAAPAPALPGPAVRSCLPRRVLNRPARRPRPEPSRPRRGARRGGRLRGRRGGWGEPAATLRRPPEPARAPHAQSGAAAMEEELKCPVCGSLFREPIILPCSHNVCLPCARTIAVQTPESEQHLPPLLHPRGPAPPAAAAAAAPGPGAAAGPAACPDSECAAGGGDHADKLSLHSETDSGYGSYTPSLKSPNGVRVLPLVPAPPGAAAAPRGAGPASSSLTCPQCHRSASLDQRGLRGFQRNRLLEAIVQRYQQGRAAAAAAAKCQLCDRSPPEPAAVLCEQCEVLYCSACQLRCHPARGPFAKHRLTPPPGQPGAPGGDGSGGGKGAGGGRKVPTCAEHDLENYSMYCVSCRSPVCYQCLEEGKHSKHDVKALGAMWKQHKAQLSQALNGVSDKAKEAKEFLVQLKNLLQQIQENGLDYEACLVAQCDALVDALTRQKAKLLTKVTKEREHKLKVVWDQINHCTLKLRQSTGLMEYCLEVIKENDPSGFLQISDALIKRVQVSQEQWVKGALEPKVSAEFDLTLDSEPLLQSIHQLDFIQMKFPVTVPPVPLLQLEKCCTRNNSVTLAWRMPPLTHNPVEGYILELDDGDGGQFREVYVGKETLCTIDGLHFNSTYNARVKAFNSSGVGPYSKTVILQTSDVAWFTFDPSSAHRDIVLSNDNQTATCNSYDDRVVLGTAAFSKGVHYWELHVDRYDNHPDPAFGIARINVVKDMMLGKDDKAWAMYVDNNRSWFMHCNSHTNRTEGGVSKGATVGVLLDLNKHNLTFYINGQQQGPPAFENIEGVFMPALSLNRNVQVTLQTGLEVPQCVKQPKLPNN, encoded by the exons atgttttcgcTGTCCCCAGCCGTAGAGAGAGCCATCACTTATTTGCTGGAAAGGGCTCCTCCCGCCTCTTCCTactcctgccctccctcctccccccgccTCCCTTCCCCATATATTATTACTCTATGCCTCCAACGCCAGAAGAGCCTCACGGCGGTTCCCGCCCGAGCCGCGGCCGGGACTGAGCCCCTCGCCCGCCCCAAGCAGCTCCAGCGCCGGgaggctcctccggccgcggccccggccccggcgctgcccggccccgccgtGCGGAGCTGTCTACCCCGGCGGGTGCTGAACCGCCCGGCGCGGCGGCCGCGGCCGGAGCCCTCCCGGCCCCGGCGCGGCGCCCGGAGGGGAGGTAGGCTGCGGGGGCGTCGCGGGGGATGGGGGGAGCCGGCGGCGACCCTGCGCCGCCCGCCTGAGCCCGCCCGCGCCCCGCACGCACAAAGCGGCGCCGCGGCCATGGAAGAGGAGCTGAAGTGCCCGGTGTGCGGCTCGCTCTTCCGGGAGCCCATCATCCTGCCCTGCTCGCACAATGTCTGCCTGCCCTGCGCCCGCACCATCGCCGTGCAGACACCGGAGAGCGAGCAGCACCTGCCGCCCCTGCTCCACCCGCGaggccccgcgccccccgcagccgccgccgccgccgcgccggggCCGGGAGCGGCCGCGGGCCCCGCCGCCTGCCCGGACTCGGAGTGCGCGGCCGGCGGCGGGGACCACGCGGACAAGCTGAGCCTGCACAGCGAGACCGACAGCGGCTACGGCTCCTACACCCCCAGCCTGAAGTCCCCAAACGGCGTGCGGGTGCTGCCGCTGGTCCCGGCGCccccgggagcggcggcggctccgcggggcGCCGGCCCCGCCAGCTCCTCCCTCACCTGCCCGCAGTGCCACCGGAGCGCCTCCCTGGACCAGCGGGGCCTCCGCGGCTTCCAGCGCAACCGGCTGCTGGAGGCCATCGTGCAGCGCTACCAGCAGGGccgcgccgccgctgccgccgccgccaaGTGCCAGCTCTGCGACCGCAGCCCGCCCGAGCCGGCCGCCGTGCTGTGCGAGCAGTGCGAGGTGCTGTACTGCTCCGCCTGCCAGCTCCGCTGCCACCCGGCCCGCGGGCCCTTCGCCAAGCACCGCCTGACGCCGCCGCCCGGACAGCCGGGCGCCCCCGGCGGCGACGGCAGCGGTGGCGGGAagggggcgggcggcggccgcAAGGTGCCGACGTGCGCCGAGCACGACCTGGAGAACTACAGCATGTACTGCGTGAGCTGCCGCAGCCCCGTCTGCTACCAGTGCCTGGAGGAGGGCAAGCACAGCAAGCACGACGTGAAGGCCCTGGGCGCCATGTGGAAGCAGCACAAG gcaCAGCTGTCTCAGGCTTTAAATGGTGTTTCAGATAAAGCAAAGGAAGCTAAAGAATTTTTGGTTCAGCTGAAAAATCTATTGCAGCAGATCCAG GAGAACGGGTTGGATTATGAAGCCTGTCTTGTTGCTCAGTGTGATGCCTTGGTTGATGCGTTAACGcgacaaaaggcaaaactgcTCACAAAGGTGACCAAAGAACGGGAGCACAAGCTGAAG GTTGTTTGGGACCAGATAAATCACTGCACACTGAAGCTACGCCAGTCAACAGGGCTTATGGAGTACTGCCTAGAAGTTATCAAAGAAAATGATCCTTCTGGGTTTTTACAG ATTTCAGATGCTTTAATCAAGCGTGTTCAGGTATCTCAGGAACAGTGGGTCAAAGGAGCCTTGGAGCCAAAAGTGTCTGCTGAGTTTGACTTGACTCTGGATAGCGAACCTTTACTGCAGTCGATTCACCAGCTGGATTTCATTCAGATGAAAT TTCCTGTTACAGTGCCACCCGTCCCATTactgcagctggagaagtgTTGCACCAGAAACAACAGTGTGACATTGGCCTGGAGGATGCCACCTTTGACCCACAACCCGGTGGAGGGTTATATCTTGGAACTTGATGATGGAGATGGTGGCCAATTCCGA GAAGTGTATGTTGGCAAGGAGACTCTCTGCACCATCGATGGCCTTCATTTCAACAGTACCTACAATGCAAGAGTCAAAGCTTTCAACTCCTCGGGAGTTGGCCCTTACAGCAAGACAGTTATTTTACAGACATCCGATG tGGCTTGGTTCACCTTTGACCCCTCCTCAGCTCACAGAGACATAGTGCTGTCGAATGACAACCAGACTGCCACCTGCAACAGCTATGATGACCGGGTTGTTCTTGGCACAGCAGCCTTCTCCAAGGGTGTGCATTACTGGGAACTGCACGTGGACCGGTATGACAACCATCCGGATCCAGCCTTCGGCATTGCCAGGATTAACGTCGTCAAGGACATGATGCTAGGCAAGGACGACAAGGCCTGGGCCATGTATGTGGACAACAACCGCAGCTGGTTCATGCATTGCAATTCTCACACCAATCG GACTGAAGGAGGAGTTTCTAAAGGTGCCACTGTTGGTGTTCTCCTGGACCTGAACAAGCACAACCTGACCTTTTACATAAATGGGCAGCAGCAAGGGCCTCCAGCATTTGAGAACATCGAGGGTGTCTTCATGCCTGCATTGAGTCTCAATCGAAATGTCCAG GTGACCCTGCAGACAGGACTGGAGGTGCCACAATGTGTAAAACAGCCCAAGTTGCCCAACAACTAA
- the TRIM67 gene encoding tripartite motif-containing protein 67 isoform X3, with product MFSLSPAVERAITYLLERAPPASSYSCPPSSPRLPSPYIITLCLQRQKSLTAVPARAAAGTEPLARPKQLQRREAPPAAAPAPALPGPAVRSCLPRRVLNRPARRPRPEPSRPRRGARRGGRLRGRRGGWGEPAATLRRPPEPARAPHAQSGAAAMEEELKCPVCGSLFREPIILPCSHNVCLPCARTIAVQTPESEQHLPPLLHPRGPAPPAAAAAAAPGPGAAAGPAACPDSECAAGGGDHADKLSLHSETDSGYGSYTPSLKSPNGVRVLPLVPAPPGAAAAPRGAGPASSSLTCPQCHRSASLDQRGLRGFQRNRLLEAIVQRYQQGRAAAAAAAKCQLCDRSPPEPAAVLCEQCEVLYCSACQLRCHPARGPFAKHRLTPPPGQPGAPGGDGSGGGKGAGGGRKVPTCAEHDLENYSMYCVSCRSPVCYQCLEEGKHSKHDVKALGAMWKQHKAQLSQALNGVSDKAKEAKEFLVQLKNLLQQIQENGLDYEACLVAQCDALVDALTRQKAKLLTKVTKEREHKLKVVWDQINHCTLKLRQSTGLMEYCLEVIKENDPSGFLQISDALIKRVQVSQEQWVKGALEPKVSAEFDLTLDSEPLLQSIHQLDFIQMKCRVPPVPLLQLEKCCTRNNSVTLAWRMPPLTHNPVEGYILELDDGDGGQFREVYVGKETLCTIDGLHFNSTYNARVKAFNSSGVGPYSKTVILQTSDVAWFTFDPSSAHRDIVLSNDNQTATCNSYDDRVVLGTAAFSKGVHYWELHVDRYDNHPDPAFGIARINVVKDMMLGKDDKAWAMYVDNNRSWFMHCNSHTNRTEGGVSKGATVGVLLDLNKHNLTFYINGQQQGPPAFENIEGVFMPALSLNRNVQVTLQTGLEVPQCVKQPKLPNN from the exons atgttttcgcTGTCCCCAGCCGTAGAGAGAGCCATCACTTATTTGCTGGAAAGGGCTCCTCCCGCCTCTTCCTactcctgccctccctcctccccccgccTCCCTTCCCCATATATTATTACTCTATGCCTCCAACGCCAGAAGAGCCTCACGGCGGTTCCCGCCCGAGCCGCGGCCGGGACTGAGCCCCTCGCCCGCCCCAAGCAGCTCCAGCGCCGGgaggctcctccggccgcggccccggccccggcgctgcccggccccgccgtGCGGAGCTGTCTACCCCGGCGGGTGCTGAACCGCCCGGCGCGGCGGCCGCGGCCGGAGCCCTCCCGGCCCCGGCGCGGCGCCCGGAGGGGAGGTAGGCTGCGGGGGCGTCGCGGGGGATGGGGGGAGCCGGCGGCGACCCTGCGCCGCCCGCCTGAGCCCGCCCGCGCCCCGCACGCACAAAGCGGCGCCGCGGCCATGGAAGAGGAGCTGAAGTGCCCGGTGTGCGGCTCGCTCTTCCGGGAGCCCATCATCCTGCCCTGCTCGCACAATGTCTGCCTGCCCTGCGCCCGCACCATCGCCGTGCAGACACCGGAGAGCGAGCAGCACCTGCCGCCCCTGCTCCACCCGCGaggccccgcgccccccgcagccgccgccgccgccgcgccggggCCGGGAGCGGCCGCGGGCCCCGCCGCCTGCCCGGACTCGGAGTGCGCGGCCGGCGGCGGGGACCACGCGGACAAGCTGAGCCTGCACAGCGAGACCGACAGCGGCTACGGCTCCTACACCCCCAGCCTGAAGTCCCCAAACGGCGTGCGGGTGCTGCCGCTGGTCCCGGCGCccccgggagcggcggcggctccgcggggcGCCGGCCCCGCCAGCTCCTCCCTCACCTGCCCGCAGTGCCACCGGAGCGCCTCCCTGGACCAGCGGGGCCTCCGCGGCTTCCAGCGCAACCGGCTGCTGGAGGCCATCGTGCAGCGCTACCAGCAGGGccgcgccgccgctgccgccgccgccaaGTGCCAGCTCTGCGACCGCAGCCCGCCCGAGCCGGCCGCCGTGCTGTGCGAGCAGTGCGAGGTGCTGTACTGCTCCGCCTGCCAGCTCCGCTGCCACCCGGCCCGCGGGCCCTTCGCCAAGCACCGCCTGACGCCGCCGCCCGGACAGCCGGGCGCCCCCGGCGGCGACGGCAGCGGTGGCGGGAagggggcgggcggcggccgcAAGGTGCCGACGTGCGCCGAGCACGACCTGGAGAACTACAGCATGTACTGCGTGAGCTGCCGCAGCCCCGTCTGCTACCAGTGCCTGGAGGAGGGCAAGCACAGCAAGCACGACGTGAAGGCCCTGGGCGCCATGTGGAAGCAGCACAAG gcaCAGCTGTCTCAGGCTTTAAATGGTGTTTCAGATAAAGCAAAGGAAGCTAAAGAATTTTTGGTTCAGCTGAAAAATCTATTGCAGCAGATCCAG GAGAACGGGTTGGATTATGAAGCCTGTCTTGTTGCTCAGTGTGATGCCTTGGTTGATGCGTTAACGcgacaaaaggcaaaactgcTCACAAAGGTGACCAAAGAACGGGAGCACAAGCTGAAG GTTGTTTGGGACCAGATAAATCACTGCACACTGAAGCTACGCCAGTCAACAGGGCTTATGGAGTACTGCCTAGAAGTTATCAAAGAAAATGATCCTTCTGGGTTTTTACAG ATTTCAGATGCTTTAATCAAGCGTGTTCAGGTATCTCAGGAACAGTGGGTCAAAGGAGCCTTGGAGCCAAAAGTGTCTGCTGAGTTTGACTTGACTCTGGATAGCGAACCTTTACTGCAGTCGATTCACCAGCTGGATTTCATTCAGATGAAATGTAGGG TGCCACCCGTCCCATTactgcagctggagaagtgTTGCACCAGAAACAACAGTGTGACATTGGCCTGGAGGATGCCACCTTTGACCCACAACCCGGTGGAGGGTTATATCTTGGAACTTGATGATGGAGATGGTGGCCAATTCCGA GAAGTGTATGTTGGCAAGGAGACTCTCTGCACCATCGATGGCCTTCATTTCAACAGTACCTACAATGCAAGAGTCAAAGCTTTCAACTCCTCGGGAGTTGGCCCTTACAGCAAGACAGTTATTTTACAGACATCCGATG tGGCTTGGTTCACCTTTGACCCCTCCTCAGCTCACAGAGACATAGTGCTGTCGAATGACAACCAGACTGCCACCTGCAACAGCTATGATGACCGGGTTGTTCTTGGCACAGCAGCCTTCTCCAAGGGTGTGCATTACTGGGAACTGCACGTGGACCGGTATGACAACCATCCGGATCCAGCCTTCGGCATTGCCAGGATTAACGTCGTCAAGGACATGATGCTAGGCAAGGACGACAAGGCCTGGGCCATGTATGTGGACAACAACCGCAGCTGGTTCATGCATTGCAATTCTCACACCAATCG GACTGAAGGAGGAGTTTCTAAAGGTGCCACTGTTGGTGTTCTCCTGGACCTGAACAAGCACAACCTGACCTTTTACATAAATGGGCAGCAGCAAGGGCCTCCAGCATTTGAGAACATCGAGGGTGTCTTCATGCCTGCATTGAGTCTCAATCGAAATGTCCAG GTGACCCTGCAGACAGGACTGGAGGTGCCACAATGTGTAAAACAGCCCAAGTTGCCCAACAACTAA
- the TRIM67 gene encoding tripartite motif-containing protein 67 isoform X4: protein MFSLSPAVERAITYLLERAPPASSYSCPPSSPRLPSPYIITLCLQRQKSLTAVPARAAAGTEPLARPKQLQRREAPPAAAPAPALPGPAVRSCLPRRVLNRPARRPRPEPSRPRRGARRGGRLRGRRGGWGEPAATLRRPPEPARAPHAQSGAAAMEEELKCPVCGSLFREPIILPCSHNVCLPCARTIAVQTPESEQHLPPLLHPRGPAPPAAAAAAAPGPGAAAGPAACPDSECAAGGGDHADKLSLHSETDSGYGSYTPSLKSPNGVRVLPLVPAPPGAAAAPRGAGPASSSLTCPQCHRSASLDQRGLRGFQRNRLLEAIVQRYQQGRAAAAAAAKCQLCDRSPPEPAAVLCEQCEVLYCSACQLRCHPARGPFAKHRLTPPPGQPGAPGGDGSGGGKGAGGGRKVPTCAEHDLENYSMYCVSCRSPVCYQCLEEGKHSKHDVKALGAMWKQHKAQLSQALNGVSDKAKEAKEFLVQLKNLLQQIQENGLDYEACLVAQCDALVDALTRQKAKLLTKVTKEREHKLKVVWDQINHCTLKLRQSTGLMEYCLEVIKENDPSGFLQISDALIKRVQVSQEQWVKGALEPKVSAEFDLTLDSEPLLQSIHQLDFIQMKLPPVPLLQLEKCCTRNNSVTLAWRMPPLTHNPVEGYILELDDGDGGQFREVYVGKETLCTIDGLHFNSTYNARVKAFNSSGVGPYSKTVILQTSDVAWFTFDPSSAHRDIVLSNDNQTATCNSYDDRVVLGTAAFSKGVHYWELHVDRYDNHPDPAFGIARINVVKDMMLGKDDKAWAMYVDNNRSWFMHCNSHTNRTEGGVSKGATVGVLLDLNKHNLTFYINGQQQGPPAFENIEGVFMPALSLNRNVQVTLQTGLEVPQCVKQPKLPNN, encoded by the exons atgttttcgcTGTCCCCAGCCGTAGAGAGAGCCATCACTTATTTGCTGGAAAGGGCTCCTCCCGCCTCTTCCTactcctgccctccctcctccccccgccTCCCTTCCCCATATATTATTACTCTATGCCTCCAACGCCAGAAGAGCCTCACGGCGGTTCCCGCCCGAGCCGCGGCCGGGACTGAGCCCCTCGCCCGCCCCAAGCAGCTCCAGCGCCGGgaggctcctccggccgcggccccggccccggcgctgcccggccccgccgtGCGGAGCTGTCTACCCCGGCGGGTGCTGAACCGCCCGGCGCGGCGGCCGCGGCCGGAGCCCTCCCGGCCCCGGCGCGGCGCCCGGAGGGGAGGTAGGCTGCGGGGGCGTCGCGGGGGATGGGGGGAGCCGGCGGCGACCCTGCGCCGCCCGCCTGAGCCCGCCCGCGCCCCGCACGCACAAAGCGGCGCCGCGGCCATGGAAGAGGAGCTGAAGTGCCCGGTGTGCGGCTCGCTCTTCCGGGAGCCCATCATCCTGCCCTGCTCGCACAATGTCTGCCTGCCCTGCGCCCGCACCATCGCCGTGCAGACACCGGAGAGCGAGCAGCACCTGCCGCCCCTGCTCCACCCGCGaggccccgcgccccccgcagccgccgccgccgccgcgccggggCCGGGAGCGGCCGCGGGCCCCGCCGCCTGCCCGGACTCGGAGTGCGCGGCCGGCGGCGGGGACCACGCGGACAAGCTGAGCCTGCACAGCGAGACCGACAGCGGCTACGGCTCCTACACCCCCAGCCTGAAGTCCCCAAACGGCGTGCGGGTGCTGCCGCTGGTCCCGGCGCccccgggagcggcggcggctccgcggggcGCCGGCCCCGCCAGCTCCTCCCTCACCTGCCCGCAGTGCCACCGGAGCGCCTCCCTGGACCAGCGGGGCCTCCGCGGCTTCCAGCGCAACCGGCTGCTGGAGGCCATCGTGCAGCGCTACCAGCAGGGccgcgccgccgctgccgccgccgccaaGTGCCAGCTCTGCGACCGCAGCCCGCCCGAGCCGGCCGCCGTGCTGTGCGAGCAGTGCGAGGTGCTGTACTGCTCCGCCTGCCAGCTCCGCTGCCACCCGGCCCGCGGGCCCTTCGCCAAGCACCGCCTGACGCCGCCGCCCGGACAGCCGGGCGCCCCCGGCGGCGACGGCAGCGGTGGCGGGAagggggcgggcggcggccgcAAGGTGCCGACGTGCGCCGAGCACGACCTGGAGAACTACAGCATGTACTGCGTGAGCTGCCGCAGCCCCGTCTGCTACCAGTGCCTGGAGGAGGGCAAGCACAGCAAGCACGACGTGAAGGCCCTGGGCGCCATGTGGAAGCAGCACAAG gcaCAGCTGTCTCAGGCTTTAAATGGTGTTTCAGATAAAGCAAAGGAAGCTAAAGAATTTTTGGTTCAGCTGAAAAATCTATTGCAGCAGATCCAG GAGAACGGGTTGGATTATGAAGCCTGTCTTGTTGCTCAGTGTGATGCCTTGGTTGATGCGTTAACGcgacaaaaggcaaaactgcTCACAAAGGTGACCAAAGAACGGGAGCACAAGCTGAAG GTTGTTTGGGACCAGATAAATCACTGCACACTGAAGCTACGCCAGTCAACAGGGCTTATGGAGTACTGCCTAGAAGTTATCAAAGAAAATGATCCTTCTGGGTTTTTACAG ATTTCAGATGCTTTAATCAAGCGTGTTCAGGTATCTCAGGAACAGTGGGTCAAAGGAGCCTTGGAGCCAAAAGTGTCTGCTGAGTTTGACTTGACTCTGGATAGCGAACCTTTACTGCAGTCGATTCACCAGCTGGATTTCATTCAGATGAAAT TGCCACCCGTCCCATTactgcagctggagaagtgTTGCACCAGAAACAACAGTGTGACATTGGCCTGGAGGATGCCACCTTTGACCCACAACCCGGTGGAGGGTTATATCTTGGAACTTGATGATGGAGATGGTGGCCAATTCCGA GAAGTGTATGTTGGCAAGGAGACTCTCTGCACCATCGATGGCCTTCATTTCAACAGTACCTACAATGCAAGAGTCAAAGCTTTCAACTCCTCGGGAGTTGGCCCTTACAGCAAGACAGTTATTTTACAGACATCCGATG tGGCTTGGTTCACCTTTGACCCCTCCTCAGCTCACAGAGACATAGTGCTGTCGAATGACAACCAGACTGCCACCTGCAACAGCTATGATGACCGGGTTGTTCTTGGCACAGCAGCCTTCTCCAAGGGTGTGCATTACTGGGAACTGCACGTGGACCGGTATGACAACCATCCGGATCCAGCCTTCGGCATTGCCAGGATTAACGTCGTCAAGGACATGATGCTAGGCAAGGACGACAAGGCCTGGGCCATGTATGTGGACAACAACCGCAGCTGGTTCATGCATTGCAATTCTCACACCAATCG GACTGAAGGAGGAGTTTCTAAAGGTGCCACTGTTGGTGTTCTCCTGGACCTGAACAAGCACAACCTGACCTTTTACATAAATGGGCAGCAGCAAGGGCCTCCAGCATTTGAGAACATCGAGGGTGTCTTCATGCCTGCATTGAGTCTCAATCGAAATGTCCAG GTGACCCTGCAGACAGGACTGGAGGTGCCACAATGTGTAAAACAGCCCAAGTTGCCCAACAACTAA
- the TRIM67 gene encoding tripartite motif-containing protein 67 isoform X1, which translates to MFSLSPAVERAITYLLERAPPASSYSCPPSSPRLPSPYIITLCLQRQKSLTAVPARAAAGTEPLARPKQLQRREAPPAAAPAPALPGPAVRSCLPRRVLNRPARRPRPEPSRPRRGARRGGRLRGRRGGWGEPAATLRRPPEPARAPHAQSGAAAMEEELKCPVCGSLFREPIILPCSHNVCLPCARTIAVQTPESEQHLPPLLHPRGPAPPAAAAAAAPGPGAAAGPAACPDSECAAGGGDHADKLSLHSETDSGYGSYTPSLKSPNGVRVLPLVPAPPGAAAAPRGAGPASSSLTCPQCHRSASLDQRGLRGFQRNRLLEAIVQRYQQGRAAAAAAAKCQLCDRSPPEPAAVLCEQCEVLYCSACQLRCHPARGPFAKHRLTPPPGQPGAPGGDGSGGGKGAGGGRKVPTCAEHDLENYSMYCVSCRSPVCYQCLEEGKHSKHDVKALGAMWKQHKAQLSQALNGVSDKAKEAKEFLVQLKNLLQQIQENGLDYEACLVAQCDALVDALTRQKAKLLTKVTKEREHKLKVVWDQINHCTLKLRQSTGLMEYCLEVIKENDPSGFLQISDALIKRVQVSQEQWVKGALEPKVSAEFDLTLDSEPLLQSIHQLDFIQMKCRVPVTVPPVPLLQLEKCCTRNNSVTLAWRMPPLTHNPVEGYILELDDGDGGQFREVYVGKETLCTIDGLHFNSTYNARVKAFNSSGVGPYSKTVILQTSDVAWFTFDPSSAHRDIVLSNDNQTATCNSYDDRVVLGTAAFSKGVHYWELHVDRYDNHPDPAFGIARINVVKDMMLGKDDKAWAMYVDNNRSWFMHCNSHTNRTEGGVSKGATVGVLLDLNKHNLTFYINGQQQGPPAFENIEGVFMPALSLNRNVQVTLQTGLEVPQCVKQPKLPNN; encoded by the exons atgttttcgcTGTCCCCAGCCGTAGAGAGAGCCATCACTTATTTGCTGGAAAGGGCTCCTCCCGCCTCTTCCTactcctgccctccctcctccccccgccTCCCTTCCCCATATATTATTACTCTATGCCTCCAACGCCAGAAGAGCCTCACGGCGGTTCCCGCCCGAGCCGCGGCCGGGACTGAGCCCCTCGCCCGCCCCAAGCAGCTCCAGCGCCGGgaggctcctccggccgcggccccggccccggcgctgcccggccccgccgtGCGGAGCTGTCTACCCCGGCGGGTGCTGAACCGCCCGGCGCGGCGGCCGCGGCCGGAGCCCTCCCGGCCCCGGCGCGGCGCCCGGAGGGGAGGTAGGCTGCGGGGGCGTCGCGGGGGATGGGGGGAGCCGGCGGCGACCCTGCGCCGCCCGCCTGAGCCCGCCCGCGCCCCGCACGCACAAAGCGGCGCCGCGGCCATGGAAGAGGAGCTGAAGTGCCCGGTGTGCGGCTCGCTCTTCCGGGAGCCCATCATCCTGCCCTGCTCGCACAATGTCTGCCTGCCCTGCGCCCGCACCATCGCCGTGCAGACACCGGAGAGCGAGCAGCACCTGCCGCCCCTGCTCCACCCGCGaggccccgcgccccccgcagccgccgccgccgccgcgccggggCCGGGAGCGGCCGCGGGCCCCGCCGCCTGCCCGGACTCGGAGTGCGCGGCCGGCGGCGGGGACCACGCGGACAAGCTGAGCCTGCACAGCGAGACCGACAGCGGCTACGGCTCCTACACCCCCAGCCTGAAGTCCCCAAACGGCGTGCGGGTGCTGCCGCTGGTCCCGGCGCccccgggagcggcggcggctccgcggggcGCCGGCCCCGCCAGCTCCTCCCTCACCTGCCCGCAGTGCCACCGGAGCGCCTCCCTGGACCAGCGGGGCCTCCGCGGCTTCCAGCGCAACCGGCTGCTGGAGGCCATCGTGCAGCGCTACCAGCAGGGccgcgccgccgctgccgccgccgccaaGTGCCAGCTCTGCGACCGCAGCCCGCCCGAGCCGGCCGCCGTGCTGTGCGAGCAGTGCGAGGTGCTGTACTGCTCCGCCTGCCAGCTCCGCTGCCACCCGGCCCGCGGGCCCTTCGCCAAGCACCGCCTGACGCCGCCGCCCGGACAGCCGGGCGCCCCCGGCGGCGACGGCAGCGGTGGCGGGAagggggcgggcggcggccgcAAGGTGCCGACGTGCGCCGAGCACGACCTGGAGAACTACAGCATGTACTGCGTGAGCTGCCGCAGCCCCGTCTGCTACCAGTGCCTGGAGGAGGGCAAGCACAGCAAGCACGACGTGAAGGCCCTGGGCGCCATGTGGAAGCAGCACAAG gcaCAGCTGTCTCAGGCTTTAAATGGTGTTTCAGATAAAGCAAAGGAAGCTAAAGAATTTTTGGTTCAGCTGAAAAATCTATTGCAGCAGATCCAG GAGAACGGGTTGGATTATGAAGCCTGTCTTGTTGCTCAGTGTGATGCCTTGGTTGATGCGTTAACGcgacaaaaggcaaaactgcTCACAAAGGTGACCAAAGAACGGGAGCACAAGCTGAAG GTTGTTTGGGACCAGATAAATCACTGCACACTGAAGCTACGCCAGTCAACAGGGCTTATGGAGTACTGCCTAGAAGTTATCAAAGAAAATGATCCTTCTGGGTTTTTACAG ATTTCAGATGCTTTAATCAAGCGTGTTCAGGTATCTCAGGAACAGTGGGTCAAAGGAGCCTTGGAGCCAAAAGTGTCTGCTGAGTTTGACTTGACTCTGGATAGCGAACCTTTACTGCAGTCGATTCACCAGCTGGATTTCATTCAGATGAAATGTAGGG TTCCTGTTACAGTGCCACCCGTCCCATTactgcagctggagaagtgTTGCACCAGAAACAACAGTGTGACATTGGCCTGGAGGATGCCACCTTTGACCCACAACCCGGTGGAGGGTTATATCTTGGAACTTGATGATGGAGATGGTGGCCAATTCCGA GAAGTGTATGTTGGCAAGGAGACTCTCTGCACCATCGATGGCCTTCATTTCAACAGTACCTACAATGCAAGAGTCAAAGCTTTCAACTCCTCGGGAGTTGGCCCTTACAGCAAGACAGTTATTTTACAGACATCCGATG tGGCTTGGTTCACCTTTGACCCCTCCTCAGCTCACAGAGACATAGTGCTGTCGAATGACAACCAGACTGCCACCTGCAACAGCTATGATGACCGGGTTGTTCTTGGCACAGCAGCCTTCTCCAAGGGTGTGCATTACTGGGAACTGCACGTGGACCGGTATGACAACCATCCGGATCCAGCCTTCGGCATTGCCAGGATTAACGTCGTCAAGGACATGATGCTAGGCAAGGACGACAAGGCCTGGGCCATGTATGTGGACAACAACCGCAGCTGGTTCATGCATTGCAATTCTCACACCAATCG GACTGAAGGAGGAGTTTCTAAAGGTGCCACTGTTGGTGTTCTCCTGGACCTGAACAAGCACAACCTGACCTTTTACATAAATGGGCAGCAGCAAGGGCCTCCAGCATTTGAGAACATCGAGGGTGTCTTCATGCCTGCATTGAGTCTCAATCGAAATGTCCAG GTGACCCTGCAGACAGGACTGGAGGTGCCACAATGTGTAAAACAGCCCAAGTTGCCCAACAACTAA